Genomic segment of Salvelinus alpinus chromosome 23, SLU_Salpinus.1, whole genome shotgun sequence:
CCATGTCCGACGTGTGCTTCCGGTGCTAGGGGGAGGCAACGTGCCACATTGGGTGACCATTCACATTGCCTAGTGTGGTGGTGCCACATTTTGGAGCAGGGGTTTAGTTTCTCTCTGTTGAGTATGTAAATGTACGGCCTCTGTATTGTTTCGGGCTTAGGGATTGTATGGACGTATGGTTCTATTCTATTATTAGGAGTGTAAATACTGTGATGTATTTCAGAAAGATAATGTCACCTCTGTAGAAGTGAGTTGGTATGACCCGTTCCAGGTAGGAGAGTTACCAACTAGGATACATTTTTGACAGTTCGTTTCAGACCTTCAAGGGCTGGAGGAAAAGGGTAGACTGCTAGAAATGTATCTGCGTGTCTGTCTGCGATAGTAATAATGCTAGTTATGTGTGCAGCTTTAAGGTAAAGCAGCTGTAGGGCACTGTGAAGTGTTTACTAGACAGTTATTCTGGCTTTTCTTATTTTCTAGCATCCGCTTTGTGAAATATCAAGTTGACTGCCTACCACTATAATCTTGCAGTAAATAAAACAGCTGACTCCTAACTTAACTTTTTCACAGGACCACGTCGCCTGGAACAGGTACTTTGCTTTCTAAATCCACTGTCGATGAGTATCGGATGATTTTGACGTCATTGTCATGTCCGGTTATTATTAATGAGCATAAATCGAAGGTAGAAATTGTGGTTTTGGTTGGATTAGTAATAGTAGCCAGGGCTCTACGGTGAACGTTTTTACAAGGAGCATGCGTGCGCCTAAGTTGAAAAATGTAGGGGCATGCAAAGAAATGTAGGAGcgcaataaaaaatatttgagatataaaagctagaatccttcatttttgaagaagtGTAAATTACTTGAATTAGAGCTCATTCAATGCTTGAAGCTGGAGAAACTCACATGAGCGATAGGGGAGTGGAGTTTTTCCTTACTATGTAACCTTTGCATGACTATGTGACCTTAAATCTGGGCCCTGGTGATATCTTAGACTGTAACTAGGGCACAATCTTCTAGTTGGTCAAGAAAACCCCAACCTCATAGCTCTGTGTCcatttcttgttacttacaacctcatgctaatcacattagcctacattagctcaaccgccCCGCGGGGGGGACACCGTACGTGTATTCATAAGAGTCCCTCCTACTACAGTAATACGTCCACCCCCACCAACAGAGAATGGTTGCTCTCACTGGTGTTAGATCTGTAAATGCCATCACAACCACTGAAGATGCCTTTGGTCAGCTGCAAAAAGAGAAACATTTCCCTTCAAATGTATTTTCCCTTGAAATGTTACGCTTCCATATTTTTCTCATCAATAGTCCTTACGCATCTTCAGCAGACTGCGTGCTATGCCATTCTGTTGCTGTTGTAGTAATGTGTCGTCCCCATTGCAAGAGGTATATGGAAACTGCCTGTGTGATTTCTGTGGAAACCAAGTTCTCACAGAGCACTTGGGTTTTTCTGAAGTGGAGTGAACTATAAAGGGAGAAGTAATGGGAAATCTACCCTATGTAATCACTGTGCTTTCATCAACCACTCGTTTTGTGTTCTCCGTGTTCAgttcatgttgttgttttggttctGTGTGCACTATGCGGTGTGGCCCACAGTGTTGTTGTGCTTGGGTAACAGATGGTTATCAACAAGTGCTAGGCGGTAAAGCTCTTAAGACTGTGGAATTCTGTTGGGATCCAATCACTCTTAGCACAATAGTGTTTAATATCAAACCAGTTATCATTGTATTCTCTATGTTTCTTAGTTTGCTAAATTAAGTCGTTAAACGGAAACAGTGGCTCCTTTGTGGGCCTGTCTGGAAGAGCATTGCTGTTTAAAAGGCTAAAATCTCAGTGCTCAGGAAGGATGTCATTTTGAAGAATAGTGGGTTGTATTTTGGATGGCTTGTCCGACAGGGCTCTTATAGTAGTTTGCTTTCTGTCTGCTGCTTGCCATATGTTATCATGACAGCTTCtaaccttttccccctctctgtctctcatttctctctctcctttctttctcaaACATCTGTCTATCGCCCTCCTCTGCtttatctccctctttctctttctgtcttcctctatcctcctctcaacctcatctctctctctctgtcttccctaccattccccctctctccctccctccccacactctctccctccagctcCCGATCATGGCCTCCTCTGTGGTCAGCCTGTATTTCCTGGAGCTGACCGACGTGTTCAAACCGGTGCGGTTGGGTTACAGCTGCAATGACCGCAGTCTGAGCATGCCCTACATCAAGCCCGCTGAGGAAGTCATCCCTTTCCTCATGCTCTTCAGCCTGGCCTTCGCTGGACCTACAGCTACGGTCAGTATAACCACAAACCTCATTCCCTAGCTCCCTATTGGTTGCCTGAAGGATGTAGCatcatagcctggttccagatatgTTTTTGGTGTCTTACCTACTGCTAGTCACGCcaaacaatgaccataggagttggaaagacagtactatcagatctgggaccaagctagtaGCATCAGTGTGCTCTTCAGTTTACTTTCATTCCGGTGTTAGCTGAACTCACAGTGTTCTACCAAATGTATTCTTAGGGGATAACTTCTTAGGGTTTAGGGCCTGTGCTGGAAAACTCACTCCGTCCTGATTtactcactgtgtgtgtgcttagtccccctCTAAGGGTTCCATATTCAGATTGTCAGCTAAATTCACTCTTCATGTTTCATTTCTAAGGGCTTACTCACGGCCAGCATGCCCTTAATCTCAGTGTGTTCCCTCCTAAGGGTTCATCCACATTTCAGTAGTCACATATGGTTTATTCATGCTGAATGAGAGTTCAGGGAGAATCCAAAGGGCTTACTCACCCTGTCTGGGGTTCACTTCAAAAAGGTTTGCCTTTTCATATCTTAGCATGCTCATTTACCTAGATATATTATATCAGAAGGGTTTTCTCCCAATGGTATGTCACAATGTGTTTACTCATGCAGATGAATTCACTCCTGGGCTGTAGGATCACTTCTAAGGGTTCACTCACCCAGAAGTGTACACTCCCTAGGTTTTTTTTCCCCTTTACAGTGGATTTACCTTTAGGGTCTAGTAAAGAACAGGTTTTCATTGTTTTAATATGTAATATCTAACTCTTCCAAAGGTGTTCTGGCTTTGGGCTTGTAGGGGTTCAAGTGCCATCATTTTGCTAAAGGTCTTGGTTTTGTAATAGTCTCTTCCATAAAGGTAACATCTATGGTGTTCTATCTATCGTCTCTTCTCTATATTAGATACTGCTAATGTGAGAAAACAACAGGCCTGAAGGTGTCTGCGTACAGTTTCCCATGGACCTTTTATGGAAAGTGTTGGCCTACACGTTCCAAAACATCTTCAGATTTTTCTGGTTAATAATTGTCATAATTCGACATTCATTTGGCGCGTTATATTCATACAATTTTCAGCATCactctgctgctgctctctctatGCTCCTCAGCAAAAATTCCTCTGAGAGCGTCTCGCTCGGCGacacaatctctttctctctttcggcTGTTATCACCTAGGCAACCTGCGGGGTTGTGCTTCTTGCAGTGTCATGCTTTGTCTCTCAGACCCATACAGTTTGGCTGGCGCTGTCAGCTTCTATTGGACTGTTACCCACATAGGGCCACTGACTGAACAtcaacacagccagacagacaaacagacagacctgAGACAGAAATCTCTCGGGTCGTGTGTTGAATTTTTTTTGTAGAAGCCCTTTAGTAGCCTACTGCATGTTCTATTTAACAGGTGTCCCTTAGGGTGCTTAGAATGACAGTTGGTTATGATAAAGCATAGCCACGATAAGGCCAAATATTGTTATAGCTGAAATTCACCTGCTAAAACCATTTATGGTTTTTATACAACAGCTTTCCACTGAAgggttttcttgtgttttttaatGCTTGCATGAGTTGGTCTCGAGGTGGAAACACACAGAGGAATCTACACTTAGTTTGTCTATTTAGCTTTCTTCTACTTTAGCTATATGACTACATTTATTGGACTATGTTACTGGCTTTGCAGTCCAAAGGAATATGGTTCAGACACTAAGCTGTGACTTGTACTGTTATTCTCTTTAAGAAATAGGTCACTATACAGTATTGTACACAAAAACTACAAGACGGCCATATAATACAAAAGCATACAAAGATCTTTTCAGTGTAATGGCGTATGAGTCCACCTCTAGCAACTTGCGCTATGATGGCTAATCTCCCTCCTTTAGTCATTAGCGTCATATTATCCCCCTTGTTTGAGATATATCATATATATAGATTCTATAACATCAATATTCTGTAGCAGGAGATTATCGATGGACTATAAATCCTGCCTATTTAATTTGTTCCCAGTCGCTGATCCTCTCATCATTAAAGTAAATGCAGGCAATTATGTATTTAATGTCATGTTCCTCCTACTGTGCCGAACGCACACTTTTATATTATGCAGTATAGGCTATACTGTAGTAATTGCTCCTAGAATGGACAATTGTAAACCGTTATAGAACGTTTAAGCAATTTGACAACGGATATTCATTTATTCAAAGGGCATGcctgtgtagcatgaatgtatcTCACTGTTCTAGAAGTGTTCTGCCCTTGGGCTTTTAGGGGTTCAAGTGTCATCATTTATTGGTTATGTTTGAAATGTGTATTTTGTCCAATGTCTTCTTTGTTAAAATTCCATTTTTATGGGTGATTCTTCTGCCAAAACAAATGTCACCCCTTTAGGATTCTGTTTTCTACTACTACTTTTACGATTTGGAGATTGAACACACTTTTCCATTATTTCAGACATACACATTcacaaatgtgtgtatgtgttcattattattattatttattttgaatAATTTTTGTAGGGGCTTTAGTATTGCAAATAGATTGTGGCTTCAATCATTGTACAGTAATTGTCTGCAttctttccaatcccccatatatatttttttacaaatattcttttaaatacagtatgtgcagtgcattcagaaaccATTCAGATCTCTACACTTTtttcaacattttattttttgggAAACAATTGttgtgattcatcctatactGTTCCTAACATCCTTACCTCTTAGCAACAGATgtgggacacatacacacactctccctacccTTCCCCCACAAACAACCACAAGCTCAGATGTTTAACAGTTGTTCCATCCCCGAGCCCAACTCAAGAGAAGACTTGACGTGTGAATTAATATGCAGTTATAGCTGTTTGAGAAGGCATGCAACATGGAGCAAGAATGGGGAGATTTCAAGTCCTAGCTGAAGGAGCTGACACACCcctttcccctgaaacacacgcTGGTCCCCCATTGTGACCATTTTCCCAAGCATCTCTGAGCATCTCACATTCTGTATGTGTTCATACATAATTGAAGTTATCCCCTGGAGTTTTCTCCATGTTGATGTTTTCCTCTTTCTCATAGTCTGTCATTGTATGGTGTTTCCCACCTGTTCTCATGGAGTAGATATATTTCCCCCCGCTGCTTAGATGGTTCAACCCAGATGTTCAGTGTTTCCCAACAGGATAATTTGTTTCTCACCCCGCAGGTGAGATAGTACGTGCCAGCTGTCGTGGGGAGTTTCCCACGCTGGTCCTGTGGTTTGTCCCAGCTGTGGTCCTGTGTAGTAACCAATCTCTACCTTAGCATGGCACTGGGAGCTGTGGGAGGTGTCAGACTGTAGTAGCTGCCTCTCAGGCAGCCAGTTAGTGTAGCTGCCTCAGAGGCAGGTAATTATTTTAGGTGCCTCACAGGCATGTAGTTATTTTAGCTGCCTCAGGTGGTGGAGCAGCCCTGCATTCACTTTAGCCATCTCTCCTTCACTAACAGATGCTGCTATCCACAGGAAACTCATAACTGAGATTATGAATACATTATCTGTCAGTGTTGGCGTCATTACCTAATAAATTCTAGTCAATTCAGGAGCAATCCTATGAATAAATTATTTGGTCCAAGTATTCAACTTCCAGAAACTGAACTAGGATGGACCCCAACCCTGGTCTATGTTAATTAAACCCGCCCTCTGTCTGTCCTTTCTGTCGAATCTCTTCTTAGATAATGATAGGAGAAGGTATCCTGTATTGCTGTCTGTCTAGGAGAAAGACTGGGGTCAAAACAGAGGCCAATATCAATGCAGCTGGCTGCAATTTCAACTCGTATATACGGCGTGCTGTTCGGTTTGTTGGTAAGTTTTGGTATTTTCTCAATCGTGACGTCTTGAAAACATAATGGCGTATCGAacttcacaacacacacaacactgaCACAGCTGTGTAGTGAACACCCACATTTTCTGCAtagtgttttgtcttgtcttttgGTGATTAGCTGAGTAATATCTCCCTTGTTCTCCCactttctgccccccccccctcatcactcTACCAGGGGTCCACGTATTTGGACTGTGCCTCACGGCTCTCATCACTGATATCATCCAGCTGTCGACGGGCTACCACGCCCCATACTTCCTGACAGTGTGTAAACCCAATTACACCACGCTCAACTTGACCTGTGATGACAGCTCCTTCATCACAGAGGACTTCTGTTCTGGAGGAGCAGACCCAGCCATCATCAACGCTGGCAGgtcagagtgctgatctaggatcatgtTTGCCATTTAGATCATAATTAAAGATTAGGACTGGCGGAGGGGAACATTATCCTAGATTTGAAGGGGAAACGTAGGAGAAACTTCACCCTAGAGTTTGTAAACACAGGCACTGAAATTGTGCTCTGCAAGTGGCACGCAACGTCATCTATAGTGGGCTGCCACAGATGGTCATTAGCATATCTCTCCAATGTAGTATATACAGAAGTTTCACACATTATTACAGCGAACACCTTTTCCCGCCAGTAAACCAACAACATGCCTACTGTACATCTATCGGTtgttcatatactgtacattggaAAGCTATGTTACGAAATGCTAATTTGCAATGTTAAGAATAGCGCTAGCTTGCTAAACAACACCCACACTAGCCTCTACCTCAGGAGTGACTCACCACCAGTCTCAGAGACATTAGTTTgttaaaggcacttaaaggaaATAATCACCCATTTGAAATGCTATATCGGCCTGCTTGAACGGCAATACATGTAGCTCAGATACACAAGAAAACATGAAATTACCCTGGGAATCGCTCAGAGAAGCACAAATACAATATAACATAAAGAAATGGGTGAATCTTCTTTATTTTAATGTCTCCATTCTCCACCAAGTTGCTGGGTTAACTTAATAAATACTGTGTCTGACTCACTGTACAATGTAGCTGTCCTAGCTACGGTCTGCCGGTACAGAAATAAGAAGAGAGCAAGGAGAACCGGAGATGCTGTTCCTACAGCCCACTCAGTTCATCCCGGTGCACTTACGAAACAGGCAATGTGTGGCAGATCTGCCTGAACCCACACACAGACCAGGCAACTGAGCGTTTCACAGCTATCATTTTCAGCTCTTACCAAGGCTGTCCGTTTCTGTTTACTCAATATGCGGAATCTGTACTGTGTGTCTTCGTTTCTGTCCAGCCTCTCAGGAAGGGAAGTAGGCCTGTGCACATCTGCAAGGAGATAGGCCCCTTTGTAATCCATGTTAGAAGGTCCCTCAGTTGCCAGATTAAACATTGTTGATTTTCTTAGGATTAGCATATGTTTTAAGTCCTTTAAGGGTGCTGCTTTTGTTTTGTATAAATGATGTAGGCTATGGAATACTTTAATAGGCAAGTGGGTCTGGAGGAGGACCATAGATGAATGACGGCTACAGCACAGTAGGTATGTGCTACTCCTGAAGTCTGATTGGCCGTCATTTTTAATAAAGTAAATTAACAGCTGTTTGTTGACTTTATTCCTCGGTGGCAAGCTAGCTCAGGCTAGGGATGTGACAATAACTCGCAGTGCTTATGCTCAAACTGCTCAAAATATGGTCAGTGATTTGTGGGGCAAATATAACCAACTCATTGCTATGGCAAATCAATCACGGGTTGTGCCCTTCACGGTGGATTTCCCTTTAGTCTGTATCACCGTCTCTCAAGCGGAAGATAAAAAAtgactgtctccctctcctgtcgtTCTAGGAAGTCCTTTCCCTCGCAGCATGCCACTCTGGCCGCCTTCGCTGCTGTCTACGTCTCTGTAAGTAATCCAGCtacaagcacacatacacacacacacacacacacacacacacacacacacacacacacacacacacacacacacacacacacacacacacacacacacacacacacacacacacacacacacacacacatagacgtacacacatacacatccttCTCCTCAGCCTACTGCCACACAGCAGTCTAGTCTAACTGGTCCTCATCCACTGGATGATCCACTGGATGATGACCATGGTTCTTACTCTACAAATGTTTTCCATATTACTGTTTTTCGGTTTGAACGGTCTCTGTTAATGTCCACAAAAACATAAATTTTCCTTGGAATGGTTGAATTGGAACGCAGTCGTAATGCAAATCAAGGGGCTACCTCTTAAAAGCTACTTTATAGTGTATTGATTCCAGGCCTCTCTACAAACAAGAACAATTTGTCGAATCCCTAATGCAACTGGATATATGGTAATTAGATAACTTTATAGACGATAGCTGCATTTTTAGCTGTACGGGATCCATAGTAGGAACTCGCCAGTTGTCAGATAAAACTCCCTGGCTGTGTCCGAAATctgtcttgcctactacttactaaaacgGCATACTGTGTTGtaatcatactacatactatttagaaaATACTGTTTGATAAAACTGAATGGAGTATGCAACGAATAACAGCATACTACATAATACATCTATACTGTGAAGGCATCATCTAATGTGCAATCGCGCTTGTTACCGGCCATTCGTTCATTTTTGTAGAGCGAGTCCCATATTCTGATTATCAGCTGGTGTTAAACGCACGTGGATCTGAAAAGACGATCATCTTCCTCTATAGTGTGCAGAAAATGCTACTAGATAATTAACcgaaatgagtatgacatcctggcatttaaagaaTGCATATACTTTAAAAGTTTCTCTTTTCGCATACACAAAATGCCTACTATTTAGAATGTAAGTATGGTGAGTTGTCCGACAAAACTTCCACAGTTGTCAGCTGgcgacttcctaatatggatgcctGAGTAATGGcacactgagtctcctctctcctccagatgTACTTCAACGCTACGTTGACGGACTCCTCCAAGCTGCTGAAGCCCCTGCTGGTCTTCACCTTCATCATGGGTGGCATCATCTGTGGCCTGACCCGCATCATCCAGTTCAAGAACCACGCCATCGACGTCTACTGTGGCTTCCTCATCGGAGGAGGGATCGCCGTCTACCTGGTGAGATGCTCTAGTAGATCTCTAGTTGATCACTGATCTTCTAGGTCTTGGTCCGGGGACACTAACTGGTGACACTCGACGACTGTAGATCTGGGCTGCGTATGaaataaagtgcactactttttctgatcaaaagaagtgcactatatagggaataatgtgcCATTTCGAACACACCAGGCTCTTTAGTCCTGGTCTTGGATACCGACAAGAGgtgcaggtttttgttccagTCCATGTTGTAAACACACCTGATTCACCTTGTAAATGAAAGAACAGGCCAAATTGATTTAGTTGAATTAGGTGTGTTAGTATCAtgatggaacaaaagcctgcataccCGGTGGGTCACCTGGACCAGGATTGAAGAACACTGATCTGAAGATTAAGCTCATTGAAGCCATTCCTTCTAATACTAGAGCACACCTCTGATATAGGTGATATAGCCTCTCATCTCCTTCTAGCCTTTTAGAAAaataaggtgctatctagaacttaaAACAGTTCTTCgactgttcccataggagaaacctttgaagaactcttttaggttccaggtagaacccttttgtttCCATGTTGAGCTCTTTCCACCGAGGGTTCTACATgtaacccaaaagagttctaactggaacggggacagccaaagaacccttttggaaccgttTTGTCTAAGAGTGGAGCCTCTAAGAAAAGGTgcaactgtctgtctgtatattgaTGGATGTAATGAATAGTGGCATGTTTTGCTAGCTTGTTTGTTGAGTCTGTGGTGCTTTTGTAAAAGGGGTTACAGAAATCCAATTACCGGCATGCTGAACAGAGCAGGATGCACTAGTTTGGAGCAACATGATTCATTCTATTGTATGCGGGTGTCAATGTTTCAACATTATTTAAATACTGTTGGCTATAATTAGGCTATATGGCAATGGATATGTCACCAAAATTAAATGTGCATTGAATTAGCTTAATGTGCAGCATCAGAAATACATAACATGATTACGATTGGTAaagatactgtacagtactgtgcatTTGCTCAAATCCTTTTCAGCAATATGCGGTAAAATATTGAATTTTCATGGTACTGGATCATGGACAGGTATAAATAACAGACATGCACATCCCACAAACATTCATGTCACACCACCTACACCCCACCCACACAATATCCTCACATTGAGGAATATTAAATCAGAAGTGCTTGTGGCTATGATCGTGCCACTGACAATTTACCACGACAGTAACACAGTTTGCTGCTGCATTATCTCTGACTCAGTGACTAAGACATGTCACATGACCAGTGGCATACCAAATCCACTGACACAATCGTGCAGACCTCATGTTGAACGAATGGCTCTTTGCTCTTGCTTGGgcttttaaattttaaattttgTCTTAGATATGTTCACTGAATGATGCTTGATTGTGTACTAATGTCTGTCTAGAGACGCCAAAGACAATTTTTGACAGTTATAGGTAGATACAGATATATTAGGTATAGATAGGTAGATAGAGGTAGTTCAGGATGGTAGTTCAACCTAAAAAGAATGCTGTCATGGTCTGTCCTCCCTTCAGGGTCTGTATGCAGTGGGTAACTTCCAGCCTACTCGGGACACGTCCAGACAGCAGCCCCAGCCTCCCCCGCTCCGCGAGGCCCCCAGGAGCATCACCGTGCCCAACGTCAGCCAGAGCGCAGGGCGCCACCTGCAGCCCAACAGCCTCAACAGCATGAACAGCCTGAACAGCGCCAGCACCACCGACAGCCTCACCGCCGCCCGTCCCGCGACCCTCCTGACCCGGGTCCCCTCCTGCCGCGAGTCCAGCTCCCTGAACAACCTGAAGAGGGCCAGTGCTGACGTGGAGTGCATCACCTCGTCAAGCACCCTGTGTAAACAGGACAGCCTGGTGACCTTTAACAGTAGCACGTTACCCAGGTCGCACGGCGGCTCGCTCCCCGAGGAGCACCGTGTCCCGCGCCGCCACGCCAGCATCCACGCCTCCATGGACTCCACGCGCTCCAAGCAGCTGCTGTCTCAGTGGAAGAGCAAGAACGAGAACCGCAAGCTCTCTCTTCAGGTGATGGAcagtggggtggtggtgggacGCCACCATTcaacgtcctcctcctcctcgcctcAGAGGACCATGGAGCTGAGGTGCAGCTCTGAGCCATCCGCCATGGGCCTGGAGGCGGAGCTCCGTGCTCAGGGACACATCCCCGCCCAGTACATGAAGCTGGCAGCTAGCATCGTGCCGCTGTCCAACCACCTCCCTCACAATGGGGGCAGCAGCGGCCTGGCTGCGGGGGCCCGCGTCTCCATCCAGTCCCGGCCAGGCTCCTCCCAGCTGGTCCACATCCCCGAGGAGACCCAGGAGCACAACAGCAGCACCTCCACCAGGGAGGATGAGGATGACGAGGACAGGGAGGATAGCTATGTCGGTGGTGGGATCCCTGGCGGGGGAGGCTCCGTGCGCTCCAAGTGGCTGAAGGTGGCCAAAGAGGGCGCCCTCTGCAGGACTAACAGCCTAACTAACCAGCCGCGCATCATGCAGGTCATCACCGTGTCCAAGCAGCAGGGTCTGCTCCAACACGGCAGCCCCAAGAGCTCTGAGGACGGTAGCGTGGTCAGCTGCACAGGCTCCATCCATTACAAGGCCCTGACAGACCAGGAGCCCGGCCAGGGCATCGTGAGGGTGGAGGCCCACCCGGAAAACAAGCCTGTGATCAAGCCTCCGGACGGCAGTGGCTCCTGGAGGTGGAAGCCGCAGGAGCAACGAGGCAGCATCCGCCAGTCCTTTGAGCTCAACGACCTCAACCGCGACTCGGAGAGCTGCGACTCGCTCAAGGACGGCTACGGCTCCATCGACGGGAGGATGAGTCAGACGGGCACGGACACTGGCAGCGAGCGTGGCGGTGGGGGTCACCCCCACGTGCACcacccacactaccaccaccaccaccaccacccccaccagggCATCACCACCATCCGTGTGACCCCTGTGGAGGGACTAGGTGGAGGGGGCAGCGAGGCCGCCTCCGAGACCCTTTCCATCGCCTCCAGTCGGGAGTCCACCCTGCGGAGGAAGGGCAAAATCATCCTGCTCCCGGATAGAGGTCCAAGTCCGGACAACTCCAGGAACTATTTCAAAGGAACCTCCCCCACACCGCCCCCCACCCTGGGTCTGGCGTATAGGGAGTGAACAGCTGCACAGTCAGCACTTATTCTTACCATTCCCCCTTACTGCCCATGTGGTGGTCCTATCTGTGTCCCCCATGAGTGGCCTTCTACACTGGATCTAGTCTGGACCCCACAATAAGACCAATGAGAACATTCAGCTCATAAACGGCTGTATAAGGTCATAGTTCATTAGAGCTAGCTTAGGGTTTCTGGTCCAGGAAGGCCACTGTACATAGGGTTTTTTCCATTACTCAATAATATGATAATTCTTCATTTTTCACAGTTGTTTTATTGTTAGACCTGGTTTGATAGGACTGGACTACCTTTACTGGTGTGTGTTCTTTGAGAAAATGAAACTATAGCACACACAATAATCCTTTAAGAATGCAGGAGATGCTGGATAATCGCTACAAGGTCATTTTGCGCACACTTTTCAACCCTCATTTCATTACATTAACTTTGATCCATTTGAGAAGCACAACTTCTAACTCTTTTTATATAGTGGCTATAGTGGTTTGAACTTAGAATTTGATACTATTTGTTATCACCCTGCAAGAGCCTTTGATGGCAATAAACCGTGCAAGTTGTTTATTAAAGATGCTTTCGTAAATTCTCTCTGGAGTGCCAGAGAGTGCTCTgagtgcgttcgtaaattcagagcgttgtcagattgtccgtttgtaaatttagagcgtttcgctctcggagcgttcagagcgcacactggacactggccgaggagtagggttgatctgagcgttctgccctcacaacggcagtcaatcacccaagctaactgactaaagttagctagcttgctagctacttccagacataaatgagagaacagctcactctgaccattttactcacactAGCGGAGCTGGTTagactgtttttatgttatccagagcgttggtgactgtaactgtgctgctggcaacaatttaattgcgCTTTTTTGCCTATGTTTACTGATACTGGCcgtattcaacaggtgttgagcgttcgtaaattcatcagttattctgcgatctggcacactcagacgagagtgctctgaaatcggagtagatagtcagagtgaatttacgaacgcgccCAAAGTTGATAGACATTATGTTTTG
This window contains:
- the LOC139550973 gene encoding phospholipid phosphatase-related protein type 4-like yields the protein MSAKERLKGKVTKDSVTLLPCFYFVELPIMASSVVSLYFLELTDVFKPVRLGYSCNDRSLSMPYIKPAEEVIPFLMLFSLAFAGPTATIMIGEGILYCCLSRRKTGVKTEANINAAGCNFNSYIRRAVRFVGVHVFGLCLTALITDIIQLSTGYHAPYFLTVCKPNYTTLNLTCDDSSFITEDFCSGGADPAIINAGRKSFPSQHATLAAFAAVYVSMYFNATLTDSSKLLKPLLVFTFIMGGIICGLTRIIQFKNHAIDVYCGFLIGGGIAVYLGLYAVGNFQPTRDTSRQQPQPPPLREAPRSITVPNVSQSAGRHLQPNSLNSMNSLNSASTTDSLTAARPATLLTRVPSCRESSSLNNLKRASADVECITSSSTLCKQDSLVTFNSSTLPRSHGGSLPEEHRVPRRHASIHASMDSTRSKQLLSQWKSKNENRKLSLQVMDSGVVVGRHHSTSSSSSPQRTMELRCSSEPSAMGLEAELRAQGHIPAQYMKLAASIVPLSNHLPHNGGSSGLAAGARVSIQSRPGSSQLVHIPEETQEHNSSTSTREDEDDEDREDSYVGGGIPGGGGSVRSKWLKVAKEGALCRTNSLTNQPRIMQVITVSKQQGLLQHGSPKSSEDGSVVSCTGSIHYKALTDQEPGQGIVRVEAHPENKPVIKPPDGSGSWRWKPQEQRGSIRQSFELNDLNRDSESCDSLKDGYGSIDGRMSQTGTDTGSERGGGGHPHVHHPHYHHHHHHPHQGITTIRVTPVEGLGGGGSEAASETLSIASSRESTLRRKGKIILLPDRGPSPDNSRNYFKGTSPTPPPTLGLAYRE